One stretch of Microplitis mediator isolate UGA2020A chromosome 9, iyMicMedi2.1, whole genome shotgun sequence DNA includes these proteins:
- the LOC130675075 gene encoding uncharacterized protein LOC130675075, with protein sequence MAAHDENPGGNTPPRVRTPVVKNKNSDGNKKLLSNIRVTSNRETILLENGSVVNRPSLSAPDNGRGSQKERQITRMMKKIEKNKKPAANSPSTSADMKPSTSTNLDPTTSANPNTNANQ encoded by the exons ATGGCAGCACATGATGAAAATCCGGGAGGTAATACTCCCCCCAGAGTTAGAACTCCcgtggtaaaaaataaaaacagcgacggcaataaaaaattattatcgaaTATTCGTGTTACTTCCAACCGGGAAACCATACTTCTGGAAAATGGTTCAGTTGTAAATCGCCCATCGCTAAG TGCTCCCGACAATGGCCGTGGTTCGCAGAAGGAACGCCAAATAACCAGGATGATGAAGAAGAtagaaaagaataaaaaaccaGCCGCTAACTCCCCCAGTACAAGCGCGGATATGAAGCCCAGTACAAGCACGAATCTGGACCCCACAACAAGTGCGAATCCGAATACGAACGCCAACCAATGA